A single window of Nicotiana sylvestris chromosome 3, ASM39365v2, whole genome shotgun sequence DNA harbors:
- the LOC138887433 gene encoding uncharacterized protein — protein MVDFDVILDMDWLLPYHAISDCHTKTVTLALSGLPLLEWRGTHGHSTSRVISYMKAWHMVEKGCLAYVRDSSTEVPSMDSIPVVWEFPEVFPADLPGMPPNRNIEFCNDFTPGPQPISILPYRMASLELKELKEQLRDLLDKSFIRPSVSPWGAPMLFVKNKDGSMMMCIDN, from the coding sequence atggttgatttcgatgttattctAGATATGGATTGGTTgttaccttatcatgctatatcaGACTGTCacaccaagactgtgaccttagcattgTCTGGGTTGCCTCTATTAGAGTGGAGGGGAACTCATGGTCATTCTACtagtagggttatctcttatatgaaggcttggcatatggtcgagaaggggtgtttggcttatgttcgtgattctagtacggaggttccttccatggattctatACCAGTTGTTTGGGAGTtcccagaggtatttcctgcagatcTGCCAGGGATGCCACCCAACAGGAATATTGAATTTTGCAATGATTTTACTCCGGGccctcagcccatttctatcctaccATACCGCATGGCCtcgctagagttgaaagaattgaaggagcagttgcgaGATTTACTTGATAAgagctttattagacctagtgtctcgccctggggtgcacCGATGTTGTTTGTAAAGAACAAGGATGGATCGATGATGATGTGCATAGATAATTAG